AGAATATCATTTTTTGACGACGATCGCCTCGAATTGACCGAAATCGTATCAGGAAACCAGTAAAGTATTTCTAATGGTTACGCCATTCAACTGGTGTGACTGTCCCACCCGCACCCGACGATGGCGTGCCCTCGTTCATCGTCGAACGGTTCCAGGAGCACTCCGCGGAGGAGCTCCGAGAGATCGCATCGTACGCCGAATCCATGCTGGACTCGTCGCAAGTGCCGTCGTACGTCGTCCAGGCGTTCGCGATGCAGGACGACGAGACGCGGATGGTGATCGCCATCTACGCGGTCGAACTCGCGGAGTACCTCGAAGAACAGGAAGAACTCGAGGACGAAGCGGACGACGACACCGACGACGAGCCGCCTGCACCCGGCTCGATGGGTGGTGCGTTCTTCGGCTGACCTCGATCCGGCCGGAATTTCCTGCCCGAGCATCGGCGAATCGAGGGATGGCTCAAGCGAGTTGCGTTCACTGCGTGGCGTGACCGCTCGCTCGTTCTCGACGAGGTACCGACGATTCTCTCTCACCGTGATACCGCTGGTGGCGCTGCTCACCGCACCAGCACGGTCGTTCTGAGGTAGAGTGACAACTGAAACGGGTTACACGCAGTAACAACTGAAACGGGTTACACACTGCTCGCAGCGGAACGGCCAGTGCTGGCCGCTGAGTCGCGAGCAGGTGTGCACTGACGTTCAGTGGCTACTATAATAGGTTCCGGCGAGGCCGACGATCGCCAGTACCATCGCGGCGGCGAACGCCACCACGAACGCCGACAGCGGTTCGGTGACGGTCGCGAGTTCGTCGCGAACGAACTCGGCGGCGACGACGGTCGCGACGAGCAACAGCACGAGGCCGCCGGCGTTCGCCACCCGGCCGTTCGTCTCGGGAACCGCGTCGGGATCGTTCAGGAGGACCAGAATCACGGCGAGTGCGAAGGGCGTGCCGACGAGTCCGAACGCGAGCACGAGCACGAGCAGCTGGAAGAACGCACCCCCGAGGAACGGCCCGACGGCCGACAGCAGGGCCACGGCAGCGAGCAACGTGCGGTACCGGTGGTCTTCGACCGAGCGCTCCCAGCCGAGTTTGTCCGCGAGGAGGTACGGCGGGACCAGCGTGTTCCCGCCGAGCGTCGAGACGGCCGCCCCGAGCAGTCCGGCGAGGAACAGCCACGTCGCGTACTCGCCGGCGACGGGGCCGAGCGCCTCGGCGGCCCCGATCTGATCGATCGTTCCCGGGTCGACACCGAGTGCCGGTAAGACGGTCGCCGCCACGAGGAAGATCGCGAGGCTGTAGAGCCCGAAGGCGACGAGCATCGAGCTCACGACGTCGAACGTCGCGGCGTCGGCGTCGCGGCGGGTCCACCCTCGAGCGCGCATCGTGTAGCTCTGCATCGTCAGGAGCGTGACGTGGACGGCGCCGCCGAGCACGCCGGCAGCGACGAGCGCGCCGCCGACGCCCGCCGGGATCTGCGGAACGAGACCGGTCGCCGCTTGCGCAGGATCGATCGGGACGACGACGGCTGCGACGACGAACGTGAGGACCACGAGCGAGACGAGCACCTTCGCCCCGAGTTCGGCGACGCGGTAGCCGCCGCCGGCCAGCCCG
This portion of the Natronobeatus ordinarius genome encodes:
- a CDS encoding NRAMP family divalent metal transporter, which translates into the protein MATEATTRERGTVGAFVRQLGPTWLAGAIAAGPATMVSLLIAGASFGYALLWVVVCSAVLGTVGQYLATRLGLLTEAGIVTVVDEHLGSFWAWVLVIDVVLAAGLAQLVIMKTLAEVSAAIVGDLGIAVLADPRIWGVAWAVVLAVGLAGGGYRVAELGAKVLVSLVVLTFVVAAVVVPIDPAQAATGLVPQIPAGVGGALVAAGVLGGAVHVTLLTMQSYTMRARGWTRRDADAATFDVVSSMLVAFGLYSLAIFLVAATVLPALGVDPGTIDQIGAAEALGPVAGEYATWLFLAGLLGAAVSTLGGNTLVPPYLLADKLGWERSVEDHRYRTLLAAVALLSAVGPFLGGAFFQLLVLVLAFGLVGTPFALAVILVLLNDPDAVPETNGRVANAGGLVLLLVATVVAAEFVRDELATVTEPLSAFVVAFAAAMVLAIVGLAGTYYSSH